Proteins encoded in a region of the bacterium genome:
- a CDS encoding sugar phosphate isomerase/epimerase — translation MKLTIEQMAGLLKPFKDLKSHFPFRLGCTSYIYPGQILPNVELLGDFFDEIQIPLFEGLRYSNLPDPSVVDHLKRLASEKNIRYSVHLPLDAYTGHDDETIRRESVRMIEHIYRIGRSFDCENFVFHYVNKTPDGKICADIRKWRDQLRKSTEELLSMGIVPGSLCVENLAYPFSLVTDLVDTYGLSKCIDIGHLRVNSHPVNTHLKRHMAKTKVIHLHGLKRGVDHNGLSRKDRLSIRKLFRRIEEFAYRETIILEVFQFDHLLESLNTFRYCWNRWQRQKLH, via the coding sequence ATGAAACTAACTATTGAGCAGATGGCGGGACTTTTGAAGCCGTTTAAAGACCTGAAAAGCCATTTCCCATTTCGTCTTGGCTGCACTTCCTATATATATCCTGGTCAAATTCTTCCTAATGTGGAGTTGCTTGGCGATTTTTTTGATGAAATACAAATTCCTCTTTTTGAAGGTCTAAGGTATTCCAATCTTCCGGATCCTTCCGTTGTGGATCACTTAAAACGTCTGGCTTCGGAAAAAAATATCCGCTATTCCGTTCACCTTCCACTCGATGCCTATACAGGCCACGATGATGAAACGATCCGCAGAGAATCAGTTCGTATGATCGAGCACATTTATCGAATTGGCCGCTCATTCGATTGTGAAAACTTTGTTTTTCATTATGTAAACAAAACTCCTGATGGAAAAATTTGTGCGGATATTAGGAAATGGCGCGATCAACTGCGTAAATCGACAGAAGAATTGCTTTCGATGGGTATCGTTCCCGGATCGTTATGTGTAGAAAATCTTGCTTATCCGTTCTCATTAGTCACAGATCTCGTCGACACTTACGGTCTATCAAAGTGCATTGATATTGGCCACCTACGCGTAAACAGTCATCCTGTGAACACTCATTTGAAAAGACACATGGCAAAGACAAAAGTCATTCATCTTCATGGCTTGAAGCGTGGAGTGGATCACAATGGCCTATCCAGAAAAGACCGGCTTAGCATTCGGAAATTATTTAGAAGAATTGAGGAGTTTGCATACCGCGAGACTATCATCCTCGAAGTGTTTCAATTCGATCATCTGCTGGAGAGTCTGAATACATTTCGGTATTGCTGGAATAGGTGGCAAAGGCAGAAATTGCATTAA